A window from Citrus sinensis cultivar Valencia sweet orange chromosome 5, DVS_A1.0, whole genome shotgun sequence encodes these proteins:
- the LOC127902415 gene encoding uncharacterized protein LOC127902415: protein METFFLSQNLWDVVEDGYAEPPESASSSEWTPAHQQQYKENIQRNATALRYIQQGVSKSIFPRIFGVKKAKNAWEILKQEFQGSEKAVTIKLQTLWKEFDNLSMKDSEGVQDFCSRVTEIVNQIKGCGDSIEDKKVNEKVLTCLPSKFDHVAAATEESRDLSRMTFLDLSGSLRSHEQRINRPSSQPTDQAFQSKINNSDQNKSSKKDQKNGGSSQRNGQRGKGQREQNDNRNKWKNDRGNSQKNSYSQCIICNRSNHESKDCHYKCTRCRIPNHSQRDCCGCSNHMTGERDIFISLDQSFNSQVKLGDGKMQKAVGKGTIAVHTKGVWNIKNVRNELFVITQTQTNFLLSLFFSSPSRFSSSFCHSNLNNNPIWLTSQIIKYNTNYLLHRPKWLDIIGKHIMDQKTKVGLVNINDDNDDYNSVRGDMHVETVHVRFDHVGEDKKWEDFFPEWIDEDHKWGPPACSEIPMPVQDYRYLDVIVARVPCRGDGDGGGGMRDVFRLQVNLVVANLAVESGWVKPDVDRAVYVVFVGSCGATVEMFRCDDLVCLVFLVYFKSLMVIEPSLCKFEDLMLKSFKVSSYNGGDQGFLNEVFTWWHRLPKRINHLKVFSKQDDKEHQVGDGLYAIHCLGLKPWMCYKDYDCNWDMVSRHIFASDSAHKKWWQVYDAMPKKLQQYYALTKHMDKRVKKWRRIVENASLANGHWKIKPKDPRQYHIVDNK from the exons CAGTACAAAGAAAACATACAGAGAAATGCCACGGCACTTCGATATATCCAGCAAGGTGTTAGTAAGTCAATTTTCCCCAGAATATTTGGTGTCAAAAAGGCCAAAAATGCTTGGGAAATCCTAAAACAAGAATTTCAAGGTTCCGAAAAGGCAGTCACCATCAAGTTACAAACTTTGTGGAAAGAGTTCGATAATTTATCAATGAAAGACAGTGAAGGAGTTCAAGATTTTTGCAGTAGAGTTACTGAGATTGTGAACCAGATTAAAGGTTGCGGGGACTCCATTGAAGACAAGAAGGTGAATGAAAAGGTGCTGACATGTCTTCCTTCAAAGTTTGATCATGTAGCAGCAGCCACTGAAGAATCAAGGGATTTGTCCAGGATGACTTTTTTAGATTTGTCAGGATCATTACGGTCTCATGAGCAAAGAATCAATCGACCTTCAAGTCAACCTACAGATCAAGCTTTTCAGtcaaagattaataattcaGATCAGAATAAAAGCAGCAAGAAAGACCAGAAGAACGGAGGCTCGTCTCAAAGAAACGGACAGCGTGGCAAAGGGCAAAGAGAACAGAACGACAACCGCAACAAGTGGAAAAATGACAGAGGGAATTCACAGAAAAATTCATATTCTCAGTGCATCATTTGTAATCGGTCTAATCATGAATCAAAAGATTGTCATTATAAATGCACAAGGTGTCGCATTCCTAACCATTCTCAAAGGGATTGCTG CGGCTGCAGCAACCACATGACTGGAGAACGTGACATTTTCATCAGCCTTGACCAAAGTTTTAATTCGCAAGTGAAGCTTGGAGATGGAAAGATGCAGAAAGCTGTGGGAAAAGGCACTATTGCTGTCCATACAAAGGGAG TTTGGAACATAAAGAACGTCAGAAATGAGCTTTTTGTTATTACACAGACCCAAACAAACTTTTTGttatctctcttcttctcctctCCTTCTCGCTTTTCCTCGTCGTTTTGTCATTCAAACCTAAACAACAACCCCATTTGGCTTACGagccaaataataaaatataatactaacTACTTATTACACAGACCCAAATGGCTCGATATTATCGGAAAACACATCATGGATCAAAAAACTAAAGTTGGTTTAGTAAACATAAAcgatgataatgatgattatAATAGCGTACGTGGCGACATGCATGTTGAAACTGTTCACGTACGTTTCGACCATGTGGGGGAGGATAAAAAGTGGGAAGACTTTTTCCCGGAGTGGATTGATGAAGATCACAAGTGGGGCCCACCGGCGTGCTCGGAAATACCCATGCCGGTGCAGGATTATCGGTATCTCGACGTGATAGTGGCTAGGGTTCCCTGCCGAGGAGACGGAGATGGAGGTGGAGGGATGAGGGATGTGTTTAGGTTGCAAGTGAATCTCGTGGTGGCGAATCTAGCGGTGGAGAGTGGGTGGGTGAAACCTGATGTTGATCGGGCGGTGTACGTTGTCTTTGTGGGTTCTTGTGGGGCCACGGTGGAGATGTTCAGGTGTGATGATCTTGTCTGCTTAGTATTTTTAGTATA TTTCaa ATCGCTGATGGTGATTGAGCCATCATTGTGCAAGTTTGAAGATTTGATGTTGAAATCCTTTAAGGTTTCGTCGTACAATGGGGGCGACCAGGGGTTTCTTAATGAAGTGTTCACATGGTGGCATAGGTTGCCTAAGAGAATAAACCATTTGAAGGTGTTTTCAAAGCAAGACGATAAGGAACATCAAGTGGGTGATGGTCTTTATGCAATTCATTGTCTGGGGTTAAAGCCATGGATGTGTTACAAGGACTATGATTGCAATTGGGACATGGTGAGTCGCCATATATTTGCCAGTGATTCAGCTCATAAGAAATGGTGGCAAGTTTATGACGCAATGCCTAAGAAATTGCAACAGTACTATGCATTAACAAAGCATATGGATAAAAGGGTTaagaaatggagaagaatTGTTGAGAATGCAAGTCTGGCTAATGGGCACTGGAAGATTAAGCCGAAAGATCCTAGGCAATATCATATTGTTGATAACAAATGA
- the LOC127902159 gene encoding uncharacterized protein LOC127902159, which translates to MDRPAPVERTLRELAEPDLNQQPLCIQYVDLEVNFELKSGLIHLLPKFHGFAGEDPHKHLKEFHVVCSSMRPQGVTEEQIKLRAFPFSVDGLAKDWLYYLPPGSITTWNGLKKQFLEKYFPASRAANIRKDICGIRQLPGETLYEYWERFKQLCASCPQHQISDQLLIQYFYEGLSLMDRSMIDAASGGVLVNKTPTQARELISNMAANAQQFSSRQELTSRKVNEVNISSVEQRLDKLTSLVEKFVVGNVQQVKTCGICYNMGHSTDMCPTLQEEPIEQANAVGGFPGMPQRRYDPYAQTYNPGWKDHPNFSYGVRPSGFPQQYPPRQPAPPQSNSKSGISLEEIVKSLATNTQQFQQATTASIQNLENQMSQLATTVSRLESQVLERLPSQSEVNPKQNVSAVILRSGTELQEPSKKVTKHVEDELEKNELMPQSQDAQPTKAKSLPIVIPPPFPSRFAKSKKEEQEKDILETFRKVEVNIPLLDAIKQIPRYAKVLKELCTSKRKLRGDEKVHMGENVSAVLQKKLPPKCKDPGMFTIPCKIGSVRVEKALLDLGASINVMPRSIYSSLNIGPLKETGVIIQLADRSNAYPDGVLEDVLVQVNELVFPADFYVLDMEDDNSSNSVPILLGRPFLKTARTKMDIHKGTLTMEFDGEVIEFNMNDAMKYPSEEHSVFSVDVIN; encoded by the coding sequence atggatagacctgcacctgtagaaagaactcttagagagttagctgaaccagacttgaatcaacaaccactctgcattcaatatgtagacttggaggtaaattttgaattaaagtctggtcttattcatttattacccaagtttcatggttttgcaggtgaagatcctcataaacatcttaaggagtttcatgttgtgtgTTCAAGTATGAGACCACAAGGTGTGACTGAAGAGCAGATTAAGCTGCGTGCTTTTCCGTTCTCTGTAGATGGGCTAGCTAAAGATTGGTTGTACTACTTGCCTCCTGGATCAATTACAACgtggaatggtttgaagaagcagttccttgagaagtactttccggcttcaagagctgccaacatcagaaaagatatttgtgggatcagacaacttcctggggagactttatatgagtattgggagcgattcaaacaattgtgtgccagctgtcctcagcatcaaatttctgatcaacttcttattcaatatttttacgaaggactgtcattgatggataggagtatgatagatgctgctagtggaggcgtgttggtgaacaagacccctactcaagcaagggagttgatatcaaatatggctgccaatgcacaacaatttaGCAGCAGGCAAGAGCTCACTTCAAGGaaggtgaatgaggtaaatatttcttctgttgaacaacgtttagataaacttacttctcttgtggaaaagtttgttgtaggtaaTGTGCAGCAGGTGAAGACTTGTGGTATATGTTACAATATGGGTCATTCAACTGATATGTGTCctacacttcaagaagaacccattgaacaagccaatgcagttggaggatttccaggcatgcctcagaggaggtatgatccttatgcacaaacatacaatccgggatggaaggatcatcccaacttcagctatggagttaggccgtcaggattcccacaacagtatccaccaagacaaccagcacctccacagtcaaactccaagtcaggtatatctcttgaagaaattgttaaatcacttgcgactaacactcaacaatttcagcaggcaactacagcaagcattcagaacttggagaaccaaatgagtcaattggcgactacagtgagccgtctggagtctcaagtattagagagattgccttcacaatctgaggtgaatccaaagcaaaacgttagtgctgtcatccttagaagtgggacggagttgcaagagcctagtaagaaagtgacaaagcatgtagaagatgagcttgagaagaatgaattaatgccTCAATCTCAAGATGCACAACCCACCAAAGCGAAATCCCTACCTATTGTGATACCTCCTCCTTTTCCAAGCCGATTTGCAAAATCCAAGaaggaggaacaagagaaagacatccttgagacatttcgcaaggttgaggtaaatattcctttattagatgctataaaacaaatacctcgatatgctaaagtccttaaggaactgtgcacctccaagagaaaattaagaggagatgaaaaagttcacatgggggagaatgtttcagcagttctccaaaagaaactacctcctaagtgcaaggatccaggtatgtttactatcccttgtaaaattggtagtgttagagttgaaaaggctttgttagatctaggagcttctattaatgtcatgcctcgttccatttattcatctttgaatattggtccattaaaagaaactggtgtgataattcaactagctgacaggtctaatgcatatcctgatggggtattagaagatgtcttagtacaagttaatgagttggtttttcctgctgatttttatgtacttgatatggaagatgataactcctctaattctgtcccaattttgctaggaagaccttttcttaagactgctaggactaaaatggatatacataaagggactctcactatggagtttgatggagaggttatagaattcaatatgaatgatgccatgaaatatcctagtgaggaacattcggtattttctgtggatgttattaac
- the LOC127902143 gene encoding putative disease resistance protein RGA3: MVDAIISHLLQQLTTMAAEETKEQVRLVTGVGKEVKKLSRNLQAIQAVLHDAEKRQVKEESVRLWLDQLRDVSYNMEDVLEEWSTARLKLKIDGVDDHENAALDPNKKVCSFFPAASCFGCKRLFLRRDITLKLKEINESLDDIAKQKDQFGFAVNVIKSNERAYERIPSVSSIDESEIFGRKDEKNELVDRLICENSIEQKGPHIISLVGMGGIGKTTLAQFAYNNGDVEKNFEKRIWVCVSDPFDEFRIARAIIEALTGCAPNFVEFQSLMQHIQKHVAGKKLLLVLDDVWNENFHKWEQFNNCLKNCLHGSKILITTRKEAVARIMGSTDIISVNVLSEMECWSVFESLAFAGKSMEERENLEKIGREITRKCKGLPLATKTIASLLRSKNTEKEWQNILKSEIWEIEQVEKNLLAPLLLSYNELPSKVKQCFTYCAVFPKDVILKKDKLIELWMAQGFLNNKRNKEMEEIGEEYFNVLASRSFFQEFGRGYDGELFLCKMHDIVHDFAEYLCSNECLIVEFHSGEELAMSSFAEKKILHLMLAIGCGPMPIYDNVEALRGLRSLLLESTKRSSVILPQLFDKLTCLRALKLEVHNERSAEDFIEEVPTNIEKLLHLKYLSLANQREIETLPETLCELYNLERLDVSCCVKLRELPQGIGRLRKLMYLDNDRTESLRYLPVGIGELIRLRRVTKFVVGGGYGRACSLGSLKKLNLLRDCRIRGLGYVSDAGEARRAELEKKKNLFDLGLTFDHLRDGDEEQAGRRENEEDEDERLLEALGPPPNLKNLEIHEYRGRRNVVPKNWVMSLTNLRDLYLYNCRNCEHLPPLGKLPSLQSLYIAGMKSVKRVGNEFLGVESDTDGSSVIAFPKLKQLIFRNMEELEEWDFGTAIKGEIIIMPRLSSLIIWSCRKLKTLPDHLLQKTTLQNLEIWGECPILEERCREETGEDWPKIRHIPNIEIY, translated from the coding sequence ATGGTTGATGCGATCATTTCCCATCTCTTGCAGCAGCTGACTACCATGGCTGCTGAAGAGACAAAGGAACAGGTGAGGCTGGTAACGGGTGTCGGAAAGGAAGTGAAGAAGCTGAGCAGGAATCTCCAAGCCATTCAAGCTGTGCTCCATGATGCAGAGAAAAGGCAAGTAAAGGAGGAAAGTGTCAGACTCTGGCTCGATCAACTCAGAGACGTATCTTACAACATGGAAGATGTGTTGGAGGAGTGGAGCACTGCAAGGCTCAAACTGAAAATCGATGGAGTGGATGATCATGAGAATGCTGCTCTCGATCCTAACAAGAAGGTATGTTCCTTCTTTCCTGCTGCCTCTTGCTTTGGTTGCAAACGACTTTTTCTACGTCGTGACATTACTCTCAAGctcaaagaaatcaatgaaaGTCTTGATGATATTGCCAAACAGAAAGACCAGTTTGGTTTTGCTGTGAATGTTATTAAGAGTAATGAGAGAGCATATGAGCGAATACCAAGTGTCTCCTCAATTGATGAGTCCGAGATATTTGGTAGAAAAGATGAGAAGAACGAACTGGTTGATAGGTTAATATGTGAGAATAGTATAGAACAAAAGGGGCCCCATATCATCTCACTTGTTGGGATGGGGGGCATAGGCAAAACAACTCTTGCTCAATTTGCCTACAACAACGGTGATgttgaaaagaattttgaaaaaagaatatgGGTCTGCGTGTCAGATCCTTTTGATGAGTTCAGAATCGCTAGAGCAATCATTGAGGCTCTAACAGGTTGTGCCCCTAATTTTGTTGAGTTTCAATCTCTCATGCAACATATTCAAAAACATGTAGCCGGGAAGAAACTTCTTCTTGTTTTAGACGACGTGTGGAATGAAAATTTCCATAAATGGGAGCAATTCAACAACTGCTTAAAGAATTGTCTCCAtggaagtaaaattttaattaccaCACGTAAAGAGGCAGTTGCCCGTATTATGGGATCAACTGACATCATATCTGTCAATGTGTTGTCTGAAATGGAATGCTGGTCGGTGTTTGAGTCGTTAGCATTTGCTGGTAAGTCCATGGAGGAACGTgagaatttagaaaaaattggtCGAGAAATTACAAGAAAGTGCAAGGGCTTACCTTTAGCTACAAAGACAATTGCTAGTCTCTTGCGGTCTAAAAACACTGAAAAAGAATGGCAAAATATCTTAAAGAGTGAGATATGGGAGATAGAACAGGttgagaaaaatcttttagcCCCTCTATTGTTGAGTTACAATGAATTACCCTCTAAGGTAAAACAATGTTTCACTTATTGTGCCGTCTTTCCAAAAGACGTTATACTAAAGAAAGATAAGTTAATTGAACTATGGATGGCTCAAGGTTTCcttaacaataaaagaaacaaagagatGGAGGAAATTGGTGAAGAGTATTTCAATGTCTTAGCTAGCCGTTCATTCTTTCAGGAATTTGGAAGAGGATATGATGGTGAATTATTTCTATGCAAAATGCATGACATAGTGCACGACTTTGCCGAATACTTATGTAGTAATGAATGTTTAATAGTAGAATTCCATAGTGGTGAAGAGTTAGCTATGAGTTCTTTTGCGGAGAAAAAAATCCTTCATTTGATGTTAGCTATAGGCTGCGGTCCGATGCCCATTTACGACAATGTTGAAGCATTGCGAGGATTGCGTAGCCTCTTACTTGAAAGTACTAAACGTTCTAGCGTAATCCTacctcaattatttgataaattaactTGTTTGAGGGCATTAAAATTAGAGGTGCATAATGAGAGGTCGGCTGAGGATTTCATCGAAGAAGTTCCaacaaatatagaaaaattattacatttgaAATACCTTAGTTTGGCCAATCAAAGGGAGATAGAAACATTACCCGAGACGTTGTGTGAGTTGTATAATTTAGAACGTTTAGATGTTAGTTGTTGTGTAAAACTTAGAGAATTACCTCAAGGGATTGGGAGGTTAAGAAAGCTGATGTATTTAGACAATGACCGGACTGAATCTTTAAGGTACTTGCCGGTAGGGATTGGGGAATTAATCAGGCTTCGGAGAGTGACAAAGTTTGTTGTGGGTGGAGGATATGGCAGAGCATGTAGCCTTGGGTCTCTTAAAAAGCTTAACCTCCTTCGAGACTGCAGGATACGTGGGCTGGGTTATGTGTCAGATGCGGGGGAGGCTAGAAGGGctgaacttgagaaaaagaaaaatctctttGATTTGGGACTTACTTTTGATCATTTAAGAGATGGAGATGAAGAACAAGCTGGGAGGAGGGAGAATGAGGAGGATGAAGATGAACGGcttcttgaagccttgggaccACCTcctaatttaaagaatttagaGATACATGAATACAGAGGCAGGAGGAATGTTGTTCCCAAAAATTGGGTCATGTCATTAACCAACTTAAGGGATTTATATCTCTACAATTGCAGAAATTGTGAGCATTTGCCTCCTTTGGGAAAATTGCCATCCCTTCAATCTCTTTATATTGCAGGAATGAAAAGCGTGAAAAGAGTAGGTAATGAATTTTTGGGAGTAGAAAGTGATACGGATGGATCCTCAGTTATTGCCTTTCCCAAATTGAAACAGCTCATATTTCGTAATATGGAAGAACTGGAAGAGTGGGATTTCGGGACAGCAATAAAGGGAGAAATCATAATCATGCCACGTCTTTCTTCCTTGATTATTTGGAGTTGCCGTAAATTAAAAACACTGCCCGATCACCTTCTTCAGAAGACAACGCTCCAGAATTTGGAGATTTGGGGGGAATGTCCTATTTTAGAAGAACGTTGTAGAGAGGAGACAGGAGAGGACTGGCCTAAGATACGTCACATTCCCAACATCGAGATTTACTGA